The Maridesulfovibrio salexigens DSM 2638 region AGAAGTCAATACCGTAGTAGCAAGGGAAGCGAATCGGCGGGCAGCTTACCCGCATATGAATCTCACGGGCACCGAGTTCACGCAGCTTCTTGATTCTGGTCCGGGTGGTAGTACCGCGGACAATGGAATCTTCCACGATCATGATTTTCTTGCCCTTGATCATGGATTTAACCGGGTTGAGTTTCACACGGACGCTGAAATCACGCATATCCTGAGAAGGCTGAATAAAAGTACGGCCTACGTAATGGTTACGAATCATAGCCAGCTCAAGTGGCAGACCGGACTGCTGGGAAAAACCTACAGCAGCATAGTTACCGGAATCCGGAAAAGGCATGACGAAATCAACATCAACCGGCTGTTCCTCTGCCAGAACCGCACCCATTTTCTTACGTCTTTCATAAACGACTTCACCGAATACAGTAGAGTCAGGACGTGCGAAATAAATAAGTTCAAAAATACACTGACGCTTGGGAGCGCTTTCGCAGTAGGTGTAGGAAGTCAGTTTGCCGCCTTCCACTACAACCATTTCACCTGCATTGAGAGGACGAATTTCCTCAGCATCGATCAGGTCAAATGCACAGGTCTCTGAAGCGAAAACATAGTTATCACCGACTCGGCCGATAGCCAGCGGACGGAAACCATTGGGATCCTTAACCGCAATAAGCTTATCATTAGCCATGATCAGCAGGGAGAAAGCTCCTTTACACTTACGGCAGGCCTTCATGACAGCATCTTCAATGGTATTGCCGTTAAGATTCTTGGCAATCAGGTGAACAAAGACCTCAGAGTCCATAGTAGTTTGGAAAATAGATCCCTGAGCCTCAAGTTCCTGACGCAGTTCAAGGGTGTTTACGAGGTTTCCGTTATGAGCGATAGCCAGATGCAAATCGCCAAACTTAACGAGAAAAGGCTGCGCGTTCCTGATCAGAGAAGCCCCGGTTGTGGAATAACGGATATGTCCGACACCAATGTCGCCTTTAAGTTCTTTGCCCAAATGACGTTCATTGAAAACATCAGCAACAAGGCCCATACCCTTCTGCTCTCGGATACTTGTACCATCCCAGGTAACAATCCCGGCAGATTCCTGTCCGCGATGCTGCATAGCGTAAAGGCCAAAGTATGTCATTCTTGCTGCTTCAGGATGTCCATAAATCCCGAACAGTCCGCAATATTCTTTTTTCATCTTTCCTGCTCTTGCAATGTAAGCTTTAAAATTACGGCTACGTTTTTTGCAAAACAATCCAATACAAATGGGCGTTCCGAGGCCGGTAAGCCCCATTGGAATCACCCTAAAAAGGAAAAGGACCGCGCGTTAAGCCCGGTCCGTTATCCTGTTTATATACTCTTTACATGTCGTGATAGTGCTGTAAGCACTGCACATCAAGCCCTTTACCGCGTTGTTCCTCAATTGCCAGACTCATGGCATGGGCACCCGCGACAGTGGTTGTATATGCCAGTCCATAAAGCAATGTTGTCTGTCTGATCTCCTTGGAGTCAGAAACAGTCTGCTTACCGGACGGGGTGTTGATCAAAAGGTCGATGTCGCCGTTCTTGATATAGTCAACAACGTGCGGACGACCTTCGTTAACCTTAAGAATCTTCTTGGTAGCGATTCCGTTTTCAAAAAGGTAATTAGCTGTCCCTCCCGTTGCCAGAATCTTAAATCCAAGTTTCTCGAAGTTTCTGGCAGTGGGCAGAATAGCTTCCTTATCCCGGTCTTTGACTGAGATGAAGACAGTACCTTCCATGGGCAGTTTAATTCCTGCACCAAGCTGAGCTTTCATGAATGCAAGGCCGGGAGTGTAATCCATCCCCATAACCTCACCGGTGGAACGCATCTCAGGTCCAAGCATTACGTCAACATTGGGGAACCTGTTGAAGGGGAATACTGCCTCTTTGACGGAGTAGAACCCTTCTTTACGCATAGCCCAGGGATCAAGGTCCTTGAGCTTTTCACCAAGCATAACCTTGGTTGCCATCTTAGCCAGCTGAATACCGGTGGCCTTACTTACGAAAGGCACGGTTCTGGATGCACGAGGGTTAACCTCGATGATGTATATATCGCCGTCTTTGACTGCGAACTGGATGTTCATCAAGCCGACAACTTCCAGCTCTTCAGCAAGGGCTACAGTCTGACGCTCAATTTCCTTGACGATTTCATCGCTAAGGGTGTGCGGAGGCAGAACACAGGCAGAGTCACCGGAGTGAATTCCAGCTTCTTCAATGTGTTCCATAACTCCAGCAACATAGGTCTGTTCGCCGTCAGCGAGAGCATCTACATCGACTTCAACCGCATTCTCGAGGAACTTGTCAATGAGAATCGGATGTTCCGGCGAAACAACTGCTGCTTCACGGAAGTAGGAATCGAATTCCTCGTCACTGTATACGATATCCATTCCACGTCCGCCGAGAACGTAGGAAGGACGAAGCACCAGAGGATAATCAAGACGCTCAGCAATGGCTTTAGCGTCCTCAAGGGACATAGCGGTTCCGTTCGGCGGCTGCTTAAGATCAAGTTTCTTGAGCAGAGCCTGGAATCTTTCCCTGTCTTCAGCACGGTCAATTGCATCCGGGGAAGTTCCCAGAATATTAACGCCGGCCTTAAGCAGCGGAATCGCAAGGTTCAGAGGAGTCTGACCACCAAACTGGACGATTACGCCTTCAGGTTTTTCAAACTCAATAATGTTGAGCACATCTTCATAAGTAAGAGGCTCAAAATAGAGTCTGTCGGAAGTATCGTAGTCTGTGGATACGGTCTCAGGGTTGGAGTTGACCATAATCGACTTCACGCCCATGTCTTCCAGCGCGAAAGCGGAGTGACAGCAGCAATAGTCAAACTCAATGCCCTGCCCGATCCTGTTAGGTCCACCGCCGAGAATCATAACCTTGCGTTCAGGCATTGATTCAGCTTCCTGACCGGACTCGTAAGTGGAGTAGAAATAAGGGGTGTAAGCCTCAAATTCCGCAGCACAGGTATCAACCAGATAATATGTAGGAACAAGACCGAGTTTTTTCCTGAAATTACGGACGTTCTCTTCAGTCTCTCTCCACATGGTTGCCAGCTGCGGATCGGAGTAACCGTATTCCTTGGCTTTTTTGAACATGACCGGAACCCGCTCATCACCGGAGTAAAGTCCGGTTTCAAGTGAGAACTGGCGGAGTTCTTTTTCAAAAGTAACCAAGTCTTCGAACTGGTGCAGATACCAGGGATCAATCTTGGTGATATCGAAAATTTCCTCAAGGGTCATACCGGCGAGAAAAGCTTCACGCAGGTAAAACATGCGTTTGGAGTTGGGCTTGCGGATCAGACCAATCAATTTCTCACGGTCGATATCGCTGGGCTCGAAGACCTTACCGAAACCGGGCATACCGACTTCAAGAGAACGCAAACCTTTCTGCAAACATTCCTTAAAAGTTCTACCGATTGCCATGGTCTCACCGACACTCTTCATGGCGGTGGTCAGGTAATCTTCGGAACCGGGGAATTTCTCGAAAGTAAATCTGGGAATCTTAATTACGCAGTAGTCAATGGTCGGCTCAAAAGAGGCCATTGTCTCGCGGGTAATATCGTTGGGAATTTCATCAAGGGTGTAGCCCACTGCAAGTTTCGCTGCGATCTTGGCAATGGGAAATCCGGTTGCTTTGGATGCAAGTGCGGAAGAGCGGGATACACGCGGATTCATCTCGATGATAGCCAGCTCGCCATTCTCAGGGTTGATTGCAAACTGTACGTTTGAACCACCGGTTTCAACACCGATTTCGCGCATAATGGCGAGAGAAGCATCCCTGAGCATCTGGTATTCAACATCGGTCAAAGTCTGTGCAGGAGCAACGGTGATGGAGTCACCGGTATGCACACCCATGGGGTCGATATTTTCAATGGAACAGATAATTACGCAGTTATCCTTGCGGTCACGCATGACCTCAAGTTCATATTCCTTCCAGCCGAGGATGGACTCCTCAAGCATGACCTCGTTCTGGAGGCTGGCAGAAATACCCTGCATGGCGATATCTTCAAGATCTTCCATGTTGTATGCAACACCGCCGCCGGTACCACCAAGGGTGAAGGCAGGACGGATGATAATGGGAAAACTTATTTCCTTTCCGCAGCGGCGGACATCATCAATATTGCGTGCAATACGGCTGGTAGGAACCTTGAGACCGATTTTTTCCATAGCTGCACGGAAAAGCTCACGGCTCTCGGCTTTTTCAATTACATCAACAGATGCACCGATCAGTTCCACACCGAATTTATCAAGCACTCCCATTTCTGCAACGGCAAGTGCGGTATTCAATGCGGTCTGTCCGCCAAGGGTAGGCAGCAGTGCATCCGGTCGTTCTTTTTCTATGATTTTGGCAATGGTGCCGGGTTCGATGGGTTCAATGTATGTTCGATCCGCTAAAACGGGATCGGTCATGATGGTTGCGGGGTTAGAGTTTACGAGAATAACCTCGTACCCCTCTTCTTTAAGGGCTTT contains the following coding sequences:
- the purF gene encoding amidophosphoribosyltransferase is translated as MKKEYCGLFGIYGHPEAARMTYFGLYAMQHRGQESAGIVTWDGTSIREQKGMGLVADVFNERHLGKELKGDIGVGHIRYSTTGASLIRNAQPFLVKFGDLHLAIAHNGNLVNTLELRQELEAQGSIFQTTMDSEVFVHLIAKNLNGNTIEDAVMKACRKCKGAFSLLIMANDKLIAVKDPNGFRPLAIGRVGDNYVFASETCAFDLIDAEEIRPLNAGEMVVVEGGKLTSYTYCESAPKRQCIFELIYFARPDSTVFGEVVYERRKKMGAVLAEEQPVDVDFVMPFPDSGNYAAVGFSQQSGLPLELAMIRNHYVGRTFIQPSQDMRDFSVRVKLNPVKSMIKGKKIMIVEDSIVRGTTTRTRIKKLRELGAREIHMRVSCPPIRFPCYYGIDFSSKGELIAANSTEEEIARFLGLDSLHYLSIDGLLSSVEDKDSYCLACFNGDYPIAPCKGYGKMCLENEG
- the carB gene encoding carbamoyl-phosphate synthase large subunit, which gives rise to MPKRTDIKKIMLIGSGPIVIGQACEFDYSGTQALKALKEEGYEVILVNSNPATIMTDPVLADRTYIEPIEPGTIAKIIEKERPDALLPTLGGQTALNTALAVAEMGVLDKFGVELIGASVDVIEKAESRELFRAAMEKIGLKVPTSRIARNIDDVRRCGKEISFPIIIRPAFTLGGTGGGVAYNMEDLEDIAMQGISASLQNEVMLEESILGWKEYELEVMRDRKDNCVIICSIENIDPMGVHTGDSITVAPAQTLTDVEYQMLRDASLAIMREIGVETGGSNVQFAINPENGELAIIEMNPRVSRSSALASKATGFPIAKIAAKLAVGYTLDEIPNDITRETMASFEPTIDYCVIKIPRFTFEKFPGSEDYLTTAMKSVGETMAIGRTFKECLQKGLRSLEVGMPGFGKVFEPSDIDREKLIGLIRKPNSKRMFYLREAFLAGMTLEEIFDITKIDPWYLHQFEDLVTFEKELRQFSLETGLYSGDERVPVMFKKAKEYGYSDPQLATMWRETEENVRNFRKKLGLVPTYYLVDTCAAEFEAYTPYFYSTYESGQEAESMPERKVMILGGGPNRIGQGIEFDYCCCHSAFALEDMGVKSIMVNSNPETVSTDYDTSDRLYFEPLTYEDVLNIIEFEKPEGVIVQFGGQTPLNLAIPLLKAGVNILGTSPDAIDRAEDRERFQALLKKLDLKQPPNGTAMSLEDAKAIAERLDYPLVLRPSYVLGGRGMDIVYSDEEFDSYFREAAVVSPEHPILIDKFLENAVEVDVDALADGEQTYVAGVMEHIEEAGIHSGDSACVLPPHTLSDEIVKEIERQTVALAEELEVVGLMNIQFAVKDGDIYIIEVNPRASRTVPFVSKATGIQLAKMATKVMLGEKLKDLDPWAMRKEGFYSVKEAVFPFNRFPNVDVMLGPEMRSTGEVMGMDYTPGLAFMKAQLGAGIKLPMEGTVFISVKDRDKEAILPTARNFEKLGFKILATGGTANYLFENGIATKKILKVNEGRPHVVDYIKNGDIDLLINTPSGKQTVSDSKEIRQTTLLYGLAYTTTVAGAHAMSLAIEEQRGKGLDVQCLQHYHDM